CCGACACGCTCCAGTACAAGCACCTGATCGACCAGCAGTGGGCGACCGTCGTCTATGACGGCCTCTGGTTCTCGCAGCTCAAGGAGGCTCTGGACGCCTTCTGCGCCAGCACCCAGGCCTTTGTGAGCGGGGAGGTCAAGGCCAGGCTCTACAAGGGTTCGCTCACCGTCACCGGTCGCAGGAGCGCCTACTCGCTCTATGACTTCAACCTGGCGACCTACGGCGTCGGGGACAGCTTCGACCGCAGCGCGTCCAAGGGCTTCATCGACCTCCACAGCCTGCCCAGCAAGACCTGGTCGGGCGTGCAGGGGCCTGCGGCCCGGCTGGGCGGTGAGGCGAGCGAGGGGGATGGGCCTGCCTTCGTGGTCGCCGACAGCCTCTCTGCGTGACGCTGCGAGACGCCGGCCGTCTTGTGCGGCGCAGGAGATAGTATGTATGTGGCGCCTTGCCTGACATGTGGGGCAAGGCGCCCTGCCTTGGGGCGGGCTTGGGAGGCCGATTACGGAGGAGGGACGTCACATGGCACTCTGGTCAGGTAGGTTCGAGCAGAGCGTGAGCGAGTTCACGCAGCGCTTTGGGGCGTCTCTGCCCGTCGACAAGCGAATGTACAAGCAGGACATCGCGGGCTCCATCGCGCACGCGAGGATGCTGGGCAGGCAGGGCATCCTCTCCGATACCGACGTCGAGCACATCGAGGTGGGCCTCCTTGAGATTGAGCACCAGATAGACCAGGGTAAGTTCAAGTGGAACATCAACGACGAGGACATCCACATGGCCGTGGAGTCCGAGCTCATCGAGGACATAGGTGCAGCCGGGGCACGCCTGCACACGGGGCGCTCGCGCAACGACCAGGTGGCGACCGACATCCGCCTCTATACCAAGCATCTGCTCATGAACCTCATCTCCGAGAACTACTCCCTGCGCAAGGTCATCGTCCGTGCCGCCCGCAAGAACTTTGGCACCATCATGCCGGGCTACACCCACATGCAGCACGCCCAGCCGGTACTCTTCTCCCATCACCTGCTTGCCTATTTCTGGATGTTCTCTCGCGACTATACGCGCCTCATGGCTGCCTACCAGGCGGCGGACGCCAGCCCGCTTGGCGCGGCGGCCCTCGCCGGCACCACCTACCCGCTCGATCGCTTCTACACGGCCGAGCTTCTGGGCTTTGACCATCCTGTTCCCAACTCGATGGACGCCGTGAGCGACCGCGACTACCTGATTGACCTGCTCTATGCCTGCAGCATGGGCATGATGCACCTCTCGCGTCTCTGCGAGGAGATCATCACCTGGTCCACGACGGAGTTCGGCTTCATCACGCTCTCGGATGCCTACTCCACGGGCTCGTCCATCATGCCGCAGAAGAAGAACCCCGACTTCGCCGAGCTCACGCGCGGCAAGACGGGACGCGTCTACGGTGACCTCATGGGGCTTCTGGTCACCATGAAGTCGTTGCCGTTGGCCTACAACAAGGATCTCCAGGAGTGCAAGGAGGGTGCCGTCGATGCCGCGCACACCCTGCGTGACGCCATGATCTGCATGGAGGGCATGATAGACAGCTGGGAGGTCCACTCGCATCAGATGCTTGCCGAGGCGGGCCTGGGCTTTACGGCGGCGACGGACGTGGCGGACTACCTTGCCAAGCGCGGGTTGCCCTTCCGCAAGGCGCACGAGATCGTGGGCAGGCTCGTGCTCTACTGTGAGAGGCATCGCGTGGGGCTCGAGGACCTGACCGCAGAGGAGTTCCAGAAGTTCTCGCCGCTTTTTGGCAAGGACGTCGTCGAGGACCTGAACCCAGAGGGCATCGTGAGAGCGAGGGATACCTACGGAGGCACCGGCCACGAGGCGGTGAGGCTCCAGATGCACGAGGCGTCCAAGCTGCTCAAGCACGACCGTCGCCAGGTCAAGGCCCTGCGGGACAAGAGCGAGGGCAGGCCTGGCGCATAAGGCGCGGCAGGACGCTTTTTGCAGGCTAAAGGGGGGTCGTGAGTTCGTGTGGGTAGGTGGTTGCGTCACCGTCCCGGTGGCGTGGGCCTCAGGTCCGAGCACCTTGGCGCGCGAACGGCCGTGGTGACACGGGAGTGTACACAGATCGGCGAAAATGGCCTCTCGGCGCAACCACCGCTCGCATGCGGAGTGCGCCTTTCGGTCATGTCGCGGTGGCGTCGCTGGTGCAGAATGCGCTTTTCCGTGACGTCGCGGTGGCGTCGCTGGTGCAGAATGCGCTTTTCCGTGGCGTCGCCGGCACAGAATGCGCTTTTCCGTAGAGTGCGCTTTTCCTCACCTGCGCAAACGTGGAGCCACCTCACGCAAAGGCGCATTCTGCGCAGACGGTCTCACGTAAAAGCGCACTCTGCACCCGCCGTCTCACGGAAAGGCGCACTCCGTGCGACCGCTCGCATGCAGAGTGCGCCCTTTGGTGAGGCCCGCACGCAGAATGCGCTTTTTCGTGAGGGGCCGCACACAAAATGCGCTTT
The DNA window shown above is from Olsenella sp. oral taxon 807 and carries:
- the argH gene encoding argininosuccinate lyase, whose translation is MALWSGRFEQSVSEFTQRFGASLPVDKRMYKQDIAGSIAHARMLGRQGILSDTDVEHIEVGLLEIEHQIDQGKFKWNINDEDIHMAVESELIEDIGAAGARLHTGRSRNDQVATDIRLYTKHLLMNLISENYSLRKVIVRAARKNFGTIMPGYTHMQHAQPVLFSHHLLAYFWMFSRDYTRLMAAYQAADASPLGAAALAGTTYPLDRFYTAELLGFDHPVPNSMDAVSDRDYLIDLLYACSMGMMHLSRLCEEIITWSTTEFGFITLSDAYSTGSSIMPQKKNPDFAELTRGKTGRVYGDLMGLLVTMKSLPLAYNKDLQECKEGAVDAAHTLRDAMICMEGMIDSWEVHSHQMLAEAGLGFTAATDVADYLAKRGLPFRKAHEIVGRLVLYCERHRVGLEDLTAEEFQKFSPLFGKDVVEDLNPEGIVRARDTYGGTGHEAVRLQMHEASKLLKHDRRQVKALRDKSEGRPGA